Proteins encoded by one window of Salvia splendens isolate huo1 chromosome 14, SspV2, whole genome shotgun sequence:
- the LOC121763953 gene encoding calcium-dependent lipid-binding protein-like produces MGLISGMAMGMLFGIALMAGWKRMMHRRSDKRVSKAAYVKQVSALSRDDLKKICGDNFPEWISFPVFEQVKWLNKHLNKLWPFLADAAEAIIRDSVEPTLEEYRPPGISSLKFSTLSLGTVAPKIEGIRVQSLKEGQITMDIDFRWGGNPDIVLAVEAARIASIPIQLKDLQVFTVIRAIFQLSDEIPCISAVVVALLAEPKPRIDYTLKAVGGSLTALPGVSDMIDDIVNSIITDTLQWPHRIVVPLGGTDVDTSDLELKPVGKATVTVIKANELKNMGLLGKSDPYVSVHIRPLFKVKTKVVDNNLNPIWNETFDLIAEDKETQSIIFEVFDEDIGEDKRLGVAKLPLVELECRRYKQMELRLLPSLDMLKIKDKKDRGSLTIEVSYHEFSKEEQLRAVEEEKRMIEERHKLKEEGVLDSTMDAVDETVSGVGGAGAGHVGGGFAAVGNSLHKAGKFMGRTIAAHTGGGNKKNGSTTPVNSIQENGGAKPRPT; encoded by the exons ATGGGGCTGATATCGGGAATGGCGATGGGGATGCTGTTTGGAATCGCGTTGATGGCGGGTTGGAAGCGCATGATGCACCGCCGCAGCGATAAGCGAGTCTCCAAG GCAGCATATGTAAAGCAAGTAAGCGCGCTGAGCAGGGATGATCTGAAGAAAATCTGCGGCGACAACTTTCCGGAATGGATATCGTTTCCTGTTTTTGAGCAG GTGAAATGGTTGAACAAGCACCTGAACAAACTCTGGCCATTTCTTGCAGAT GCGGCAGAGGCTATCATACGAGATTCTGTTGAACCAACATTGGAAGAATATCGGCCTCCAGGGATTTCTTCATTGAAGTTCAGCACATTGTCTCTAGGAACTGTGGCTCCCAAAATTGAAG GAATTCGAGTTCAGAGTCTTAAAGAAGGTCAGATTACTATGGATATTGACTTCCGTTGGGGTGGTAATCCTGATATTGTTCTAGCTGTTGAGGCAGCACGTATTGCCTCCATACCTATACAG CTGAAGGATCTTCAGGTTTTTACTGTAATCCGTGCCATATTCCAGCTTTCAGATGAAATTCCTTGCATCTCTGCTGTTGTTGTTGCTCTACTGGCTGAG CCAAAGCCACGAATCGATTATACTCTGAAGGCTGTTGGTGGAAGTTTAACAGCTCTTCCAGGTGTTTCAGATATGATTGAT GATAttgttaattcaattataacAGACACGTTGCAATGGCCGCACAGGATTGTTGTTCCTCTTGGTGGGACGGATGTAGATACAAG TGACTTGGAACTTAAGCCTGTTGGAAAAGCTACAGTGACAGTCATTAAGGCAAATGAACTGAAAAACATGGGGTTGCTTGGCAAATCTGACCCTTATGTTTCTGTGCACATACGTCCGCTGTTTAAAGTCAAAACAAAAGTTGTAGACAATAACTTGAATCCTATTTGGAATGAAACGTTTGACTTAATTGCCGAAGACAAGGAGACACAATCCATCATTTTTGAG GTATTTGATGAAGATATCGGGGAGGACAAGCGTCTAGGGGTAGCAAAGCTGCCTCTGGTTGAATTGGAATGTAGAAGATATAAACAAATGGAGCTAAGGCTGCTCCCCTCACTTGATATGCTCAAAATCAAAGATAAAAAAGACAGAGGCTCTCTCACAATTGAG GTGAGTTATCATGAATTTAGCAAGGAGGAGCAGTTGAGGGCGGtcgaagaagagaagagaatgATCGAAGAAAGACATAAACTGAAAGAAGAAGGGGTGCTGGACAGCACGATGGATGCAGTTGATGAGACGGTATCAGGTGTTGGGGGCGCTGGAGCTGGCCATGTCGGGGGTGGCTTTGCAGCTGTCGGCAACAGCCTGCACAAAGCCGGGAAGTTCATGGGGAGGACCATCGCGGCCCACACCGGCGGTGGAAACAAGAAGAACGGATCCACCACGCCCGTCAACTCCATCCAAGAAAATGGGGGTGCGAAACCACGACCAACTTGA